The following are from one region of the Amedibacterium intestinale genome:
- a CDS encoding recombinase family protein, which yields MKQQIYNTALYLRLSRDDELQGESSSITTQRSMLRLYAKEHHLNVIDEYIDDGWSGTNFDRPSFQRMIEDIEAGKINCVVTKDLSRLGRNYIMTGQYTELYFPSHNVRYIAIDDGVDSEKGESEIAPFKNIINEWVARDTSRKVKSAFKTKFAEGAYYGAYAPLGYKKHPDIKGKLLVDEETKWIVEKIFSLAYQGYGSAKITKILREEKVPTASWLNFTRYGTFAHIFEGKPESKRYEWTIAHVKAILKSEVYIGNSVHNRQSTVSFKSKKKVRKPESEWFRVENTHEPIIDKEVFYRVQEQIKSRRRQTKEKATPIFAGLVKCADCGWSMRFATNKANKTPYSYYSCSFYGQFGKGYCSMHYIRYDVLYQAVLERLQYWAKAVQQDEEKVLNKIQKVGNAERIREKKKKASALKKAENRQNEIDRLFAKMYEDRACEKITERNFIMLSGKYQKEQIELEQQITNLREELSKMEQDMIGAEKWIELIKEYSVPKELTAPLLNAMIEKILIHEATTNEENERIQEIEIYYRFIGKVD from the coding sequence ATGAAACAACAGATTTACAATACTGCACTTTATCTTAGGTTAAGCCGAGATGATGAATTACAGGGCGAAAGTTCCAGCATTACCACACAAAGAAGTATGTTGCGTCTATATGCAAAAGAACATCATTTGAATGTGATTGATGAATATATTGATGACGGCTGGTCGGGAACAAATTTTGACAGACCGAGTTTTCAAAGAATGATTGAGGATATAGAGGCAGGAAAAATCAACTGTGTTGTAACAAAAGACTTATCACGACTTGGTAGAAATTATATTATGACAGGACAATATACAGAATTGTATTTTCCCAGCCATAATGTCCGTTACATAGCGATTGACGACGGTGTGGACAGCGAAAAAGGCGAAAGTGAGATTGCACCATTTAAGAACATCATCAATGAATGGGTGGCAAGAGATACGAGCCGTAAAGTGAAATCAGCCTTTAAGACGAAATTTGCAGAGGGTGCGTATTATGGGGCTTATGCTCCGTTAGGATATAAGAAACACCCCGACATCAAAGGGAAACTGTTGGTTGATGAGGAAACAAAATGGATTGTTGAAAAAATCTTCTCTCTAGCCTATCAAGGTTACGGTAGTGCCAAAATCACAAAAATACTGCGAGAAGAAAAAGTCCCGACAGCGTCTTGGTTGAATTTTACAAGGTACGGTACTTTTGCTCATATCTTTGAGGGAAAGCCCGAAAGCAAGCGTTATGAGTGGACGATTGCTCATGTAAAGGCGATATTGAAAAGTGAAGTCTATATCGGAAACAGCGTTCATAATCGACAATCAACCGTTTCTTTCAAAAGCAAGAAGAAAGTACGAAAGCCCGAAAGCGAATGGTTTCGAGTAGAAAACACGCACGAACCGATTATTGACAAGGAAGTGTTCTATCGTGTGCAGGAGCAGATAAAATCAAGGCGTAGACAGACAAAGGAAAAGGCAACGCCGATATTTGCAGGGCTTGTCAAGTGTGCGGATTGTGGCTGGTCTATGAGGTTTGCGACAAATAAGGCAAATAAAACACCGTATAGTTATTATTCTTGTAGTTTCTACGGACAGTTTGGCAAAGGTTATTGTTCTATGCACTATATCCGCTATGATGTGCTGTATCAAGCTGTATTGGAACGATTGCAGTATTGGGCTAAGGCAGTACAGCAGGACGAAGAAAAGGTATTGAACAAAATACAGAAAGTCGGCAATGCAGAGCGAATACGGGAAAAGAAGAAAAAGGCAAGTGCCTTGAAGAAAGCCGAGAACCGACAAAATGAGATTGACCGTTTATTTGCAAAAATGTATGAAGATAGAGCCTGTGAGAAGATAACGGAACGAAACTTCATCATGCTGTCGGGGAAATATCAAAAAGAGCAGATAGAACTTGAACAGCAGATAACCAACCTAAGAGAAGAATTAAGTAAAATGGAACAGGATATGATAGGTGCTGAAAAGTGGATTGAGTTAATCAAGGAGTATTCCGTACCAAAGGAACTGACAGCACCGTTATTAAATGCAATGATAGAAAAAATCCTTATTCACGAAGCAACAACGAATGAGGAGAACGAAAGAATACAGGAAATAGAGATATACTACCGATTTATTGGAAAAGTAGACTGA